DNA from Oryzisolibacter sp. LB2S:
CAGGGCCTGGGCGAAATTGCCAAGATTCAGACCCTGGCGGTGCTCGTGACCTATGTGGCCGGCCCGTGGCTGCTCGACAGCCTGGGCATCTCACGCCTGTACCTGCCATTGCTCTACGTGCAGGTGATTGGCGTGGGCCTGCAGGTGGGGCTGATGGCGGTGCTCAACGTCTTTTTCTATCTCGATCAGCGGCGCACGGTCTTGCTGCTGTGCGCCATGTTCGTGCTGCTCAATGTCGCACTCACGGGCTTCACGCTTGCCACCGGCGCCGCCCTGTACGGCTACGGGTATGCGCTGGCGGTGCTGGCCACGCTGGCCACGGGCCTGCTGCTGCTGTCCAAGCACCTGCATAGGCTGGAATACCAAACGTTCATGCTGCAATAAACACATTTGGTTTCTACCCATCCATGCAGAATCCATGCATCGCCACTGCATCCGGGAATGCTGCATGCCTGATCGACGATCATCCGCGGGCCTCGCTGCCCTGACCTTGACCATGAGCGCTCTGCTCACCGCCTGTGGTGGAGGCAGCGACGGGGACGCCCTCACGATCTCCGCCAAGGCCGGCAGCGCCGAAGCTTCGCCGCGGGCAGCCCTCACGGCCGGTGGCGAGACCTTTCAGGTGCTGGTGCCGGCATATTTCTATCCGTCCACCGGATCGGACTGGGAGCGGCTCGCGCAAAGCGCCCGGGCCATGCCGTCGGTACGCATCACGGCGATCCTGAATCCGGGCAACGGTCCCGGCAGGAAGGTCGACAAGCAATACGTGCGCGCGATAGCCGAGTTCACCCAGGCCGGGGGCAAGGTGATCGGGTATGTATCCACGCGCTATGGCCGGGGCAATCCCTCGTTGGCCAAGGTGCGCACGCATATCGACAACTACCTGGCCTTCTACGGCCGCGAGAACATCAGCGGCTTCTTCATCGACGAGATGTCGGACAAGACCGCGCGGCTGGGCTTTTATCGCGAGGTGTACGACTACATCAAGGGCTTGGACAGCCGCCTGCTGGTAGTGGGCAACCCCGGCACCCTGCCGGCGGCCGGTTACGCCACGGTGGCCGACACCCTGGTGACCTTCGAGGGCCAGGCCAGCGCCTACGCAGACTTCAACCCCCAGCCCAGCCACAACTGGGTCTATGACTACGACAAAGTCAAGCAGGCCATGCTGGTGCATGACGCCGTCGGCTGTCCCACGATGCAGGCCAGCCTGAGCACGGCGGCGAGCGAGCGCAACCACACCGGCTGGGTCTATGTGACAGACCTGCACTACGACTACGCCAACAATGTCGGCGACCCCTGGGCGAATCTGCCCTCCTACTGGGAGAAGCTGCTGGGCACGGTGGATTCCATCAACAAGGGCCAGGCCCTGCCCAGCTGCTGAGCCGGCTCAGAGGCTGTGAGTATTTCCCTCGTGCCCGAAAGGCGCCTCAAAACGCACCCGATCGAGGCGCAAAACGCAGACATAGCGCAGGCTATGGCGAGTATTTGCAACGATGAGCGGGGGTGTTTTGGCGAGCAAGGCAGGCATGGGGGAAAAACTCACAACCTCTCAGGCGCCGGCCAGCTCGTCGGCGCGCGCCTGGGCCGCGGCGAAGTCCAGGTCGCCGCTGTAGATGGCGCGCCCACAGATCACGCCCTCGACGCCCTCTTCCTCGACCTCGCAGAGCCGCTCGATGTCGGCCATGCCGGCCAGGCCGCCCGAGGCGATGACGGGAATGGTCAGCGCCTGCGCGAGCTTGACGGTGGCCTCGATGTTGATGCCCGAGAGCATGCCGTCGCGGCCGATGTCGGTGTAGATGATGGACTCCACGCCCCAGTCCTGGAACTTCTTGGCCAGGTCCACGACCTCGTGGCCCGTGAGCTTGCTCCAGCCGTCGGTGGCCACCTTGCCGTCCTTGGCGTCCAGGCCGACGATGATGTGGCCCGCGAAGGCGCTGCAGGCGTCCTTCAGAAAGCCGGGGTTCTTCACCGCGGCCGTGCCGATGATGACGTATTCGAGCCCCGCGTCGATGTAGCGCTCGATCGTGTCCAGGTCGCGTATGCCGCCGCCGAGCTGCACGGGGATGTCCTCACCCACCTCGCCCAGGATGGACTTGATGGCCGCGCGGTTCTTGGGCTGACCGGCAAAGGCGCCATTGAGGTCCACCAGATGCAGGCGGCGCGCCCCGGCATCGACCCATTTGCGCGCCATGGCGGCGGGGTCTTCACCAAAGGTGGTCGATTGGTCCATGTCACCTTGCTTGAGGCGTACGCAATGGCCGTCCTTGAGGTCGATGGCGGGGATGAGCAACATGATGATGGGCAGAGAAAATGGGCTGGCAGCACAGGCCGGGCCCGGCCGGTTGATGAATCAGGGGTTCCAGGTGAGGAAGTTGCGGTACAGGGCCAGGCCCTGTTCGGCACTCTTTTCGGGGTGGAACTGGGTGGCAAAAATATTATCGCGCGCGATGGCGGCCGCAAACGGCAGGCCGTAGTCGGCCTGGCCCGCGCAGTGCAGCGCGCTCGCCGGGCGCGCGTAGAAGCTGTGCACGAAGTAGAAGTAGCTGTCGTCGGGCACGCCGGCCCACATGGCGTGTGCCTGGCCGCCATGGCGCATCTGGCGCACGCGGTTCCAGCCCATCTGCGGCACCTTGTAGCGGCTGCCGTCGGGCTGGCGCTGCTGCTCCAGGTCGAATCTGACGACCTCGCCGGGGATCAAGCCCAGGCCCGGTGTATCTCCCTCGGCGCTGTGGTCGAGCAGCATCTGCATGCCCACGCAGACGCCGAACAGCGGCTTGGTGGCCGCGGCCTCGAGCACCGGCTCGAGCAGGCCGGACTCGCGCAGCTCGCGCATGCAGTCGGGCATGGCGCCCTGGCCGGGCAGGACCACGCGCTCGGCGGCGCGCACCTCGTCGGGCCGCGCGCTCACCAGCACGCGCCAGCCGCTGCCCTGGGCCGCGGCCTGCACGGCCTGCGAGACGGAGCGCAGATTGCCCATGCCGTAGTCCACGACGACGACGGTCTTTACTTCATTATTCATAGCTGCTTGCGCTTGCCAGATAAGCGTTGAAGGCCATTCTTGCTTGTATTTACAGCGAGCCCTTGGTCGATGGGATCACGCCCGCGGCGCGCGGGTCGCGCTCGAGCGCGGCACGCAGCGCGCGCGCAAAGGCCTTGAACACCGTCTCGCACTGGTGGTGGGCGTTGATGCCCTTCAAGTTGTCGATGTGCAGCGTCACACCCGCGTGGTTCACAAAGCCCTGGAAGAACTCGTAGGTCAGCTGGGTGTCGAAGCCGCCGATGCTCGCCGCCGTGAACGGGATGTGCAGGTGCAGGCCCGGCCGGCCCGAAAAATCCACCACCACGCGCGAGAGCGCCTCGTCGAGCGGCACATAGGCATGGCCGTAGCGGCGTATGCCCTTCTTGTCCCCCACGGCGCGCGCAAAGGCCTGGCCCAGGGTGATGCCCACGTCCTCGACCGTGTGGTGGCCGTCGATGTGCAGGTCGCCGTCGCAGTCCACCTCCATGTCGATGAGGCCGTGGCGCGCGATCTGGTCGAGCATGTGGTCGAAGAAGCCTATGCCCGTGTGCAGGCGGGCCTGCCCCGTGCCGTCGAGGTTGATGCGCACGCTGATGCGCGTCTCGGCGGTGTTGCGGCTGACCTCGGCGATGCGGTCGGCCAGGCTGTCCTGGGTGGAGGGAACGAGTGCAGAAGATGTCATAGGGATGCCTGCAGGGCCGCGAGCATCTGCTG
Protein-coding regions in this window:
- the hisB gene encoding imidazoleglycerol-phosphate dehydratase HisB — protein: MTSSALVPSTQDSLADRIAEVSRNTAETRISVRINLDGTGQARLHTGIGFFDHMLDQIARHGLIDMEVDCDGDLHIDGHHTVEDVGITLGQAFARAVGDKKGIRRYGHAYVPLDEALSRVVVDFSGRPGLHLHIPFTAASIGGFDTQLTYEFFQGFVNHAGVTLHIDNLKGINAHHQCETVFKAFARALRAALERDPRAAGVIPSTKGSL
- a CDS encoding spherulation-specific family 4 protein, with amino-acid sequence MSALLTACGGGSDGDALTISAKAGSAEASPRAALTAGGETFQVLVPAYFYPSTGSDWERLAQSARAMPSVRITAILNPGNGPGRKVDKQYVRAIAEFTQAGGKVIGYVSTRYGRGNPSLAKVRTHIDNYLAFYGRENISGFFIDEMSDKTARLGFYREVYDYIKGLDSRLLVVGNPGTLPAAGYATVADTLVTFEGQASAYADFNPQPSHNWVYDYDKVKQAMLVHDAVGCPTMQASLSTAASERNHTGWVYVTDLHYDYANNVGDPWANLPSYWEKLLGTVDSINKGQALPSC
- the hisH gene encoding imidazole glycerol phosphate synthase subunit HisH, with the protein product MNNEVKTVVVVDYGMGNLRSVSQAVQAAAQGSGWRVLVSARPDEVRAAERVVLPGQGAMPDCMRELRESGLLEPVLEAAATKPLFGVCVGMQMLLDHSAEGDTPGLGLIPGEVVRFDLEQQRQPDGSRYKVPQMGWNRVRQMRHGGQAHAMWAGVPDDSYFYFVHSFYARPASALHCAGQADYGLPFAAAIARDNIFATQFHPEKSAEQGLALYRNFLTWNP
- the hisA gene encoding 1-(5-phosphoribosyl)-5-[(5-phosphoribosylamino)methylideneamino]imidazole-4-carboxamide isomerase, whose protein sequence is MLLIPAIDLKDGHCVRLKQGDMDQSTTFGEDPAAMARKWVDAGARRLHLVDLNGAFAGQPKNRAAIKSILGEVGEDIPVQLGGGIRDLDTIERYIDAGLEYVIIGTAAVKNPGFLKDACSAFAGHIIVGLDAKDGKVATDGWSKLTGHEVVDLAKKFQDWGVESIIYTDIGRDGMLSGINIEATVKLAQALTIPVIASGGLAGMADIERLCEVEEEGVEGVICGRAIYSGDLDFAAAQARADELAGA